The Oleidesulfovibrio alaskensis DSM 16109 sequence GCGAGGCATCGGCCAGCGGGCCCATGTAGTTTGCCGGATCTTCTGCCGGTCCTATCTTCAGGTCGTTGCAGGCTTCGACCAGCCGCTTCACAAAGCGGTCGTATATGGGGTCCAGCACGATGACCCGCGAGCAGGCGGAGCACTTCTGCCCCTGAAAGCCGAATGCCGAATAAATGACCTGCAGCACGGCCTCGTCAAGGTCGGCATCGTCATCAATGATAATGGCGTTTTTACCGCCCATTTCGGCGATGACGCGTTTGCAGTGGTGTTGTCCGGGCTGTACAACGGCCGCTTTTTCCTGAATGCGCAGGCCTACTTCCATGGATCCGGTAAAGCAGATCATGTTGATTGCGGGGTGTTCGACAAGATAATCGCCCATGACCGAGCTGCGTCCGGGGCAGTAGTTGAATACGCCGTCGGGCAGTCCTGCTTCGCGGAAGACCTCTGTCAGGTTGTAGCCGATGCGCGCGGCAATGCCGGATGGTTTGTAAATGACCGGATTGCCCGTCACTATGGCCGCAGAAGCCATGCCGATGGAGATGGCAAAGGGAAAGTTCCACGGCGAGATGACGGCGGCAATGCCTTTGGGCTGGTAGAACAGGTGGTTGTGTTCGCCGGGGGCGCGGCCCATGCGGCGGGGCCTGCCCAGCCGGAGCATTTCGCGGGCATAGTATTCCATAAAGTCTATGCCTTCGCCCACATCGTGGTATGCCTGATCCCACTGTTTGCCCACTTCAAGAATCTGCCATGCGGACAGCCTGTAGGCGCTTCTGCGTGCGGCGTCCGCGGCCTTGAACAGGTAGTTGGCGCGGTCTTCGGGTGACACATCGCGCCAGATGTGAAACGCCCTGCCCGCCGCCTCGATGGCCGCATCGATTTCCGCTATGCCCGCCTGACATACATCGGCGAGTTTTTCATCGGGGTCGGCCGGATTGGTCGTTGGCATGGTGTCCTGCGTGAACACTTCTTTACCGCCGATGAACAGAGGCACGGTGCCGCCTGCGGCGGCGCGTACCTCGGCTATGGCCCGCGGAAAGGCGGCCCGCTGTTCGGGTATGGTGAAGTCTATCATGGGATCATTGCGGAACGGCGGAATGCCTCCCGTGCCGGAAGGCTCCACCGGTGCCGGACGGGCTGCCAGCTCGCGCTGCAGGGTCAGCTCCGGATTTTCAAGCAGCCGCTCCATGTCGGTGCCGTCGGCAAAGCTCTGTCGCAGAAATGATTCGTTGGCTGTGTTTTCCAGCAGGCGGCGCACCAGATATGCCATGCCCGGAATAAGCTCGCCGTAGGGGCAGTACAGCCGCACCCTGCCCGCCACATTCAGCAGGCCTTTGCGGACCGGTTCGGCCATGCCGTACAACACCTGAAATTCGTATCGTGTTTCGGGCACGCCCAGCTGGCGGGCTGTTTCCATGGTGGCGGCAATGGTGCGGATATTGTGCGAACCGCAGGCGAAGTAGCAGATGTCGCTGTTTTCAAGAATGGTGCGGGCCATGCGTTCAAAACACATGTCGGACTGTGGTTTGTGCACCCATACGGGAATGTCCCAGCCGTTCTGTTTGGCTATGACGGTTTCGGCGTCCCAGTAAGCGCCCTTAACCAGCCGGATGGCAATGGGCAGCTTTTCGGTGCGGGCCCAGTGCAGCAGGTCGGCAAGATCTTTTTCCGATTCACGCAGATAGGCCTGCAGCACGATGGAAAGATGCGGATAATGACGGAATTCCGGCTCGCTGCGCAGTCTGCGGTACAGTTCAAGCGTCATTTCCTTGTATTTCAGCGCTTCCATGTCAATGCACAGAAAGCCGTTCATTTCTACAACCTTGCGGTACACGGGCACAAGGCGCTTCATGATGCCCTGCACCGAGCCTTCTATATCCACTGGTTTGGCCTGTGAATACAGTGCGGAAGGCTTGATGGATACGTTGACTCTGGGGGTGCAGCCCCAGTCTGTGTCCGTGTCCGGTCCGGGACCTTTCAGGGGCGACCATTTGTCCTGTTCTCTGGCCAGCGCGTCAAGCACCTCCAGATAGCCGTCGCGATAGGCGTCGGCCTCTTCCTCGTTCACAGTCGCTTCGCCCAGCAGGTCCACGGTAAAGGCAAAACCGTCTTTGCGCAGTTTGGCTATGGATTTGACGGCTTCTTTGGCGTTCTGGCCGATGATGAACTGCCGGCCCATGTTTTCAATGTTGGAGCGGATGGTTTTTTCCATCAGCATGGCGGTCAGTTTGCCGCCTATGCCGGCTTTTCCGGCTCCCCATTTGAGCACTGCGGGCACGTCGCCGCCTTCGGCGAAGTATTCGCGGATATGCCGCGAAAGAGATTCCGAGGTGTTCAGATACGGGAAAACGTCGACAAACCGGAAAAGCTGGACTTTGAAGTCTTCATTTTTCATGGCCCAGTCCATGACTTTGCCGGTCCACCATCCCTTGTTGAAGATGGACGGAGCTTCGCCGCTGATGCTGGTGAAAAATTCTTTTCCGCGCGAGACAATTTTTTCGTCTGGCATGGTTTCCATGCGGTCCTCCTCGGAAGCGGTAAGGTGTGAGTGATTCGAGTGAACGGCTCTCCCGTCATGCCGCGTTGCAACGCGGCATTTTTATTGATTTTGTGAAGTTGTACGTGTTCGCACTATTCAAGGCAAGTATGTTTGTACAAAAATGGTCAGTCGTTGCAGTTGGTGCGTGCCGTGCAACAGTTTGAAAACGTTCTGCCTTTCCTGCGCTCAGAGCCGGTGCAAAAAAAAGCCGGAAAGGAAATCCTTTCCGGCCTGATGGCGGTGTTGTGCCGTGCCGCTGTGATAACATGCCGCAATGCCGCAGAATGAACGGCGTTCCGGGCTGCTTTCCGGTAGTTTTCCGAAAACTTATCTGATGTCCAGCGAGCCTCTGAAGTCATCCCAGCTGGTGATGCCCAGCGTATCCACCAGCTGCTGCAGTTCATCCACCAGCCGGAAGGCGCAGTCGGGGCGCATGAAGTTGGCGGTGCCTATCTGTACGGCGTGTGCGCCCACCAGCATGAATTCCAGTATGTCTTCTGCCGTGGTGGCTCCGCCGATGCCGATGACCGGAATGCTGACAGAGCGGGCGGCCTGCCATACGCAGCGCAGGGCCACGGGTTTGATGGCAGGGCCGGAAAGTCCGCCGATGACATTGGCCAGCAGAGGCTTGCGGCTGCGGATGTCCACGGCCATGCCGCTCAGCGTGTTGATGCACGAAAGCATGTCCGCCCCGCTGTCTTCCACTGCACGGGCAATTTCGGCAATGTCGGTGACATTGGGCGACAGTTTGACGATGACGGGCTTGGTGCCGGAACGGCGTTTTACGGCGCCGGTCACCCGGGCGGCCTGTCTTGCATCCTGTCCGAAGAGTATGCCCCCTTCACTTACGTTGGGGCACGAGATGTTCACTTCAATGGCGGCAATGCCTTCTTCGGCGGCAAGTATGCCGGCCAGTTCGGCAAATTCGTCAGGGTCGCAGGCATACAGGTTGGCGATGACGGGTGTTTCCTGCCAGGGCAGCTGCGGCAGCTTCTGCGTGATGAAGTTTTCGACGCCGGAGTTCTGCAGCCCCACGGCGTTCAGCATGCCGCATGCGGTTTCGGCGATGCGCGGCATGGGGTTGCCGGCACGGGCTTTAAGCGACAGACCTTTGACCACTATGCCGCCCAGACGGGCAAGGTCGCCGTAGGGGGCAAATTCGACACCGTAGCCGAATGTGCCGGAGGCCGTCATGACGGGGTTTTTCAGCTCAAGGCCGTGCAGGCCGCTGGGTATGGTGACATGCAAATCCACGACAGCGCTCCTATGCTTTATCCAGGTCTACCTGATCGGCCCAGAAAACCGGACCGTTGTTGCAGACCTGCGCTTTGCCCGCCTGCGTGTGGTGCAGGTGGTGTTTTTCCGTCGTGCTGGTGACGCATCCCAGACATCCGCCCACGCCGCAGGCCATGCGGGTTTCCAGCGAAAGCTGGCAGCGCGCGCCGTATTGCAGGGCAAAACGCTGTACCGTGCGCAGAAACGGAGTGGGGCCGCAGGCCAGTACCAGCCCGTCCTGTTCCGCGTATTCGGCGATGCGTTTTTCCAGACGCTCGATGAATCGCAGCAGGTCGTCGGGGCATTCTTCCTGATGGTTGTCGGCCATGATTTTTTCGTTGATGCTTTCAAACGGATAGCATCCGAGAGGCATCCGGTGGCCGAATTCCATCCACAGGTTCCACGGTTTGGGGTGCGTGTGGGCATAACCGATAAAGGGAGCGATACCAATGCCGCCGGCCAGCATGAGCGTGGGCGTTTCAGGCTCCACCGCAAAGCTGTTGCCCAGAGGCCCCCAGACCACAACGGTGTCGCCCGCTTTCAGGTCTGCCAGTCTGCGGGTGCCGCGGCCCACTGCCTGAAAGAACAGAACCAGATCGCGGCTGCTGACGCGGCAGATGGAAAAGGGACGGGCCCACAGCATGTCCAGCGCCCATCCCTGAGGGCGTATCATGACAAACTGGCCGGGTTTCCAGCTTTTCCAGCGGGGTTTTTCAAGGCGCAGAGCGTAAAACTGCGCATCTCCCGAAACCTGTCCGAAGGGGACAGTATCCAGCACCTTGAGTTCGGTGCATTGCTGTTCGCTCATTTCAAATTCCTCGTATTTCTTAGCCGCGCGCACTTTGGCGCAGGCATGGCTCCCTATTGTCTAGGGCAGGAGGTTGAGCGGGTCAACACTATCTTGCCAAAGAGCGGCGATGGCGCGTTCTTCTGCGCGGCGGGCCGCGCAGAGTGGGCGGCAAAGGCAGGTAAGCGGAGATTTACATGCGGCGCGGCTGCAAACTCATAGTGTTTTCATCGGCGCATGACAAGAGGAACCCGCCGGTGTTCCGATTTGCAGCGCTGCCGGATTTTTTTTGCGGGCGGCACCCCGTGGCGGAATCATTGCTGTTGCATCTGGGCCCGACTATGGTTAGATGCAGGGTTGCAGGCGGAACTGTGCCGGGGTGCTGGTCTGTCTGCCGCGTGCCGTGTATCTGACGGAACTCCTTTCAGACATGGCCGTCCGGCTGCCTTGCCGCGCAGAGTGCGCTGGTGCGGCCGTATTCCTTCCGCCCCGCAACGGAATCTGATCATGAAAAAATTACCCGAAATACTTGCCCCTGCAGGCGATACGCAGTCTTTTCTTGCGGCACTGGCCGCCGGCGCCGACGCCGTGTACGTGGGCATGAAGCATTTTTCCGCCCGTATGCAGGCCGACAACTTTTCCGTCAAGGAACTGGCCCGCATGGTTGAACTGGCAAGGCGCGAAGACCGCAAAGTTTACATAGCGCTCAACTCCATGCTTAAACCGACCGACCCTGCCGCGGCGGGACGGCTCATACGGCGGCTTGCGCGCGGTGTGCAGCCCCATGCGCTTATCATGCAGGACCTCGGCGCCGTGGAGATGGCCAGACAGGCGGGATTTGAAGGTGAAATTCACCTTTCGACACTGGCCAACATAACGCACCCTGCAGCGTTGCACGCTGCCCGCCGCATGGGGGCGGACCGTGTCATTCTGCCGCGCGAGCTGGATATAGACGAGGTGCGCCAGTGTAACGACGCCTGTCCCGAAGGGCTTGATCTGGAGCTTTTTGTGCACGGGGCCCTGTGCTACTGCGTTTCGGGCCGCTGCTACTGGTCCAGTTACATGGGGGGCAAGTCGGGGCTTCGGGGACGCTGTGTGCAGCCCTGCCGCCGTGTGTACAAGCAGAAGAGCCGCGAGGGGCGGTATTTCTCGTGCCTCGACCTCTCGCTGGACGTGCTGGCCCGCAACCTGCTGGACATGGAAAATCTGTCGTCGTGGAAGATAGAAGGGCGCAAGAAAGGCCCCCACTATGTTTTTTACACTGTCACGGCATACCGCATGCTGCGCGACAATCCGGGCGATCCTTCGGTACGCAAGCAGGCAGAAGACCTGCTGAAGCAGGCGCTCAGCCGTCCCACTACCCATGCCCGTTTTCTGCCGCAGCGCCAGCATCCGGTGACGGCCCCCAACGATTCGACCAGTTCCGGCATGCTTGTGGGCAAACTGGCGCGCGATAAAAAGGGTGCGCTGGAGTTCAAGCCCCGTATGGAGCTGCAGCCGCAGGACTTTCTGCGTGTCGGGTTCGAGGATGATCCGTGGCACCGCACTGTGCGCGTGACCCGCAGAGTGCCCAAGGGCGGGGCATTTACTCTGCCCCATGCCAAGGGGCGGCCGCCCGCGGCGGGAACTCCCGTATTTCTGATCGACCGGCGCGAGAAAGACCTTGTGGACCTGCTGCGCCGCTGGGAAGGCCGTCTGGCCGACGTGCGCGGCGGCAGCGAGACCTCCGTGGATTTCGAACCGGTGCTGCCGGCACGTCTGGACAAGCCGGGCAAAGGGTTTACCGTGCTGCTGCACGGCAGTATTCCCAAAGGCAGGCGCGGCGGACGCGAAGGCGGCGTGGTGGACGGACTGTGGCTGTCTCCCCGCACAGCCGAAGTGTCGCGGACGCTGGTCTCACGGTATTCGTGGTGGCTGCCGCCCGTGATCTGGCCCAACGAGGAAGACCAGTGGAAACGCCTTATCACGCAGGTGCTGCGCAACGGCGCCCGTCATTTTGTACTGGGAGCCCCGTGGCAGATGGAGCTTTTTCCGGAAAATGCCAAAATAGCGCCTGTGGCCGGTCCTTTCTGCAACGTGGCCAACCCCGCCGCTCTGGCCGTGCTGGAGCGCATGGGGTTCCGCGGGGCCATAGTCAGCCCCGAGCTGTCGGGCGAAGAAGTGCTTTCTCTGCCGTCCATG is a genomic window containing:
- a CDS encoding peptidase U32 family protein codes for the protein MKKLPEILAPAGDTQSFLAALAAGADAVYVGMKHFSARMQADNFSVKELARMVELARREDRKVYIALNSMLKPTDPAAAGRLIRRLARGVQPHALIMQDLGAVEMARQAGFEGEIHLSTLANITHPAALHAARRMGADRVILPRELDIDEVRQCNDACPEGLDLELFVHGALCYCVSGRCYWSSYMGGKSGLRGRCVQPCRRVYKQKSREGRYFSCLDLSLDVLARNLLDMENLSSWKIEGRKKGPHYVFYTVTAYRMLRDNPGDPSVRKQAEDLLKQALSRPTTHARFLPQRQHPVTAPNDSTSSGMLVGKLARDKKGALEFKPRMELQPQDFLRVGFEDDPWHRTVRVTRRVPKGGAFTLPHAKGRPPAAGTPVFLIDRREKDLVDLLRRWEGRLADVRGGSETSVDFEPVLPARLDKPGKGFTVLLHGSIPKGRRGGREGGVVDGLWLSPRTAEVSRTLVSRYSWWLPPVIWPNEEDQWKRLITQVLRNGARHFVLGAPWQMELFPENAKIAPVAGPFCNVANPAALAVLERMGFRGAIVSPELSGEEVLSLPSMSPLPLGVVLSGYWPMGVTRNPLQPLKQGEPFLSPKREPFWARRYGQNTWIFPGWPLDITAHQDELKAAGYTIFVHMKEQPPREVPEPSRSSSFNWDLTLL
- a CDS encoding proline dehydrogenase family protein, with the protein product METMPDEKIVSRGKEFFTSISGEAPSIFNKGWWTGKVMDWAMKNEDFKVQLFRFVDVFPYLNTSESLSRHIREYFAEGGDVPAVLKWGAGKAGIGGKLTAMLMEKTIRSNIENMGRQFIIGQNAKEAVKSIAKLRKDGFAFTVDLLGEATVNEEEADAYRDGYLEVLDALAREQDKWSPLKGPGPDTDTDWGCTPRVNVSIKPSALYSQAKPVDIEGSVQGIMKRLVPVYRKVVEMNGFLCIDMEALKYKEMTLELYRRLRSEPEFRHYPHLSIVLQAYLRESEKDLADLLHWARTEKLPIAIRLVKGAYWDAETVIAKQNGWDIPVWVHKPQSDMCFERMARTILENSDICYFACGSHNIRTIAATMETARQLGVPETRYEFQVLYGMAEPVRKGLLNVAGRVRLYCPYGELIPGMAYLVRRLLENTANESFLRQSFADGTDMERLLENPELTLQRELAARPAPVEPSGTGGIPPFRNDPMIDFTIPEQRAAFPRAIAEVRAAAGGTVPLFIGGKEVFTQDTMPTTNPADPDEKLADVCQAGIAEIDAAIEAAGRAFHIWRDVSPEDRANYLFKAADAARRSAYRLSAWQILEVGKQWDQAYHDVGEGIDFMEYYAREMLRLGRPRRMGRAPGEHNHLFYQPKGIAAVISPWNFPFAISIGMASAAIVTGNPVIYKPSGIAARIGYNLTEVFREAGLPDGVFNYCPGRSSVMGDYLVEHPAINMICFTGSMEVGLRIQEKAAVVQPGQHHCKRVIAEMGGKNAIIIDDDADLDEAVLQVIYSAFGFQGQKCSACSRVIVLDPIYDRFVKRLVEACNDLKIGPAEDPANYMGPLADASLQKNVGRYIEIAREEGTILVSRDDIPARGCYVPLTVVADITPDSRIAQEEIFGPVLGVMRASTFEEALEIANGTRFALTGGVFSRSPEHLEKARKEFRVGNLYLNKGSTGALVERQAFGGFKLSGVGSKTGGPDYLLQFMDPRVVTENTMRRGFTPIEEDDDWIV
- a CDS encoding dihydroorotate dehydrogenase, translated to MSEQQCTELKVLDTVPFGQVSGDAQFYALRLEKPRWKSWKPGQFVMIRPQGWALDMLWARPFSICRVSSRDLVLFFQAVGRGTRRLADLKAGDTVVVWGPLGNSFAVEPETPTLMLAGGIGIAPFIGYAHTHPKPWNLWMEFGHRMPLGCYPFESINEKIMADNHQEECPDDLLRFIERLEKRIAEYAEQDGLVLACGPTPFLRTVQRFALQYGARCQLSLETRMACGVGGCLGCVTSTTEKHHLHHTQAGKAQVCNNGPVFWADQVDLDKA
- a CDS encoding dihydroorotate dehydrogenase, whose protein sequence is MDLHVTIPSGLHGLELKNPVMTASGTFGYGVEFAPYGDLARLGGIVVKGLSLKARAGNPMPRIAETACGMLNAVGLQNSGVENFITQKLPQLPWQETPVIANLYACDPDEFAELAGILAAEEGIAAIEVNISCPNVSEGGILFGQDARQAARVTGAVKRRSGTKPVIVKLSPNVTDIAEIARAVEDSGADMLSCINTLSGMAVDIRSRKPLLANVIGGLSGPAIKPVALRCVWQAARSVSIPVIGIGGATTAEDILEFMLVGAHAVQIGTANFMRPDCAFRLVDELQQLVDTLGITSWDDFRGSLDIR